The Natronoglycomyces albus genome has a segment encoding these proteins:
- a CDS encoding ribonucleotide-diphosphate reductase subunit beta, whose translation MLLDPGMDLTLRPMKYPDFYEQYRAAIRNTWTVEEVDLASDLTDLASFTEQERHLINRLVAFFATGDTIVANNLVLNLYQHINSPEGRLYLSRQLFEEAVHVQFYLTLLDTYLPDHEDRVKAFAAVENIPSIKEKADFCFKWIDSAFQLDELKTKDDRRAFLLNLICFAGCIEGLFFYGAFAYVYWLRSRGLLDGLATGTNWVFRDESCHMNFAFSVVDIVREEEPDLFDAKMEADVRSMMEEAVECELQFAADLIGDGMPGMTYKDMKSYLENVADQRLKRLGMKEIYGSTNPFPFMALQDVQELTNFFERRPTAYQVAVEGKVDLDEDF comes from the coding sequence ATGCTTCTCGATCCAGGCATGGACTTGACACTTCGGCCGATGAAGTACCCGGACTTTTACGAGCAGTACCGGGCGGCCATCCGTAACACCTGGACGGTCGAGGAAGTCGACTTGGCTTCGGACCTGACGGACTTGGCCTCGTTCACCGAGCAAGAGCGCCACCTCATCAATCGGCTGGTGGCCTTCTTCGCCACCGGCGACACCATTGTGGCCAACAACTTGGTGCTCAACCTCTATCAGCACATCAACTCTCCGGAGGGCCGTCTCTACCTGTCCCGGCAGCTGTTCGAGGAAGCCGTGCACGTGCAGTTCTATTTGACGCTGCTGGACACGTACTTGCCCGACCACGAGGACCGGGTCAAGGCGTTCGCGGCGGTGGAGAACATCCCCTCCATCAAGGAGAAGGCGGATTTCTGTTTTAAATGGATCGACTCGGCCTTCCAGCTCGACGAGCTGAAGACCAAGGACGACCGGCGCGCCTTTTTGCTGAACTTGATCTGTTTCGCCGGTTGTATCGAGGGCCTGTTCTTCTACGGGGCCTTCGCCTATGTGTACTGGCTGCGGTCGCGCGGACTGCTTGACGGGCTTGCCACGGGCACCAACTGGGTCTTCCGCGACGAGTCGTGCCACATGAACTTCGCCTTTAGCGTGGTCGACATCGTGCGCGAAGAGGAGCCCGATCTCTTTGACGCCAAGATGGAAGCCGATGTGCGCTCGATGATGGAGGAGGCCGTCGAGTGTGAGCTACAGTTCGCCGCCGACCTCATCGGCGATGGTATGCCGGGCATGACCTACAAGGACATGAAGTCGTACTTGGAGAATGTGGCCGACCAGCGGCTGAAGCGCTTGGGCATGAAGGAGATCTACGGCTCGACCAACCCGTTCCCCTTCATGGCGTTGCAGGACGTGCAGGAGTTGACGAACTTCTTCGAACGTCGCCCCACCGCCTACCAGGTGGCAGTTGAGGGCAAGGTCGACTTGGACGAGGACTTCTAG
- a CDS encoding DinB family protein, which translates to MPLPPPTFGERDNLMTYLKHQRGQLYYATYGLADEQLHLKPTAGDLSLAWLLHHIAEVETRWVKDAVGEPVPQSFDNDQPPPQATRQELLDRLDAVASVTEQTLAGLPLEAPIAVPHMLRPFFPGVESWSVRWMLGHLIEEFARHAGHADIIRESIDGKTMYELKAMAQGWYEQYQALNKSQ; encoded by the coding sequence ATGCCGCTGCCACCACCCACCTTTGGTGAGCGTGACAACTTGATGACGTACCTGAAGCACCAGCGGGGGCAGTTGTACTACGCCACTTACGGACTGGCTGACGAGCAACTTCACCTAAAGCCGACCGCCGGAGACCTAAGCCTGGCCTGGTTGCTGCACCACATCGCCGAAGTCGAGACCCGCTGGGTCAAGGACGCCGTCGGGGAGCCGGTTCCACAATCGTTCGACAATGACCAACCACCGCCGCAGGCGACCCGCCAAGAACTGCTCGACCGGCTTGATGCCGTCGCATCAGTCACTGAGCAGACCCTCGCAGGGCTGCCCCTGGAGGCGCCAATAGCCGTCCCGCACATGCTGCGGCCGTTCTTCCCCGGCGTAGAATCCTGGTCGGTGCGCTGGATGCTGGGCCATCTCATCGAAGAGTTCGCTCGACACGCTGGCCACGCGGACATCATCCGCGAATCTATCGACGGCAAGACCATGTACGAGCTAAAGGCGATGGCACAGGGCTGGTACGAGCAATATCAAGCTCTGAACAAGTCTCAGTAG
- a CDS encoding S8 family serine peptidase has protein sequence MAQLPRMLTASLLCGALIAPAAATANESISASATDIWLVQTSNIEQLRAHANGLDFNERNHFEHLWQGISIEASSATARYLENVDGVEAVFRSQNYDLPDVEPGRTAEADSRERIAEMDFAVDATGVSQLPDHLTGTGMKIGIIDTGIDYLHPDLGGCFGPGCKVSHGYDFVGDDFDATEPGSDPQPGPDPMDCNGHGTHVAGISAANASDSEGVNGVAPDAELGAYRVFGCSGSTSAEVMLAAMERAYTDGMDVVNMSIGLAFSWPEYPTAVAANELVEHGVSVVASIGNSGEFGVYSASAPGLGTDVIGVASIDNPFARADAALVRPLEVEIGYGSVNDAPGLVPGEELPPLRWHGLGCPDSDAENNVEGFTALMVRGECTFAEKYERAIADGAQAVVIYNDRPGLFAGTGVPEGEDVVMATLSKSDGEQLHDLASSGEDVTLEATGEKVLVDLPLANLPSAFTSFGPSPDLAVKPDLAAPGGGIWSTYLTDANSYASLSGTSMAAPHVAGAAALVLQERPELSPYEVKGALVNTANPIPSGQGESTVLEPAHRQGSGMVNVPAAVENEVRLTPEALALGDSTEQPRIEHIEVRNTSDHDARYELVHRPSQATTGSVFTPQTIVATADVTFETDTVDIPAGQTARVQVSVTAPEGVDDGTVYGGYVEFQPLRKGHSLVATYVGYVGDYRDIVVMPNDIWLAMPAQAESLPGNDRISETILGRIVNTDELSPLEDGAVFAADAEELPTAVVHVAHQTPVLEVSVERLDSTESYDLIMASWVSRNATEDANYAFDLRELLGETELSEGDWQVRVRALKPTGEFDNPDHWEDKVSPPFTIQQS, from the coding sequence ATGGCTCAATTGCCACGCATGCTCACGGCGTCGCTACTGTGCGGGGCGCTTATCGCCCCCGCAGCGGCCACCGCCAATGAGTCCATATCCGCATCCGCCACCGACATTTGGCTCGTGCAAACGTCCAATATCGAGCAACTGCGCGCCCACGCCAATGGCCTGGATTTCAACGAGCGCAACCACTTCGAGCACCTGTGGCAAGGCATCTCCATCGAAGCCAGCTCCGCCACCGCACGCTACCTGGAAAACGTCGACGGCGTCGAAGCCGTGTTTCGTTCCCAGAACTACGATCTGCCCGATGTCGAACCCGGTCGCACAGCCGAGGCCGACAGTCGAGAGCGAATCGCGGAAATGGACTTCGCCGTCGACGCCACCGGCGTCAGCCAGCTTCCCGACCATCTGACTGGCACGGGAATGAAGATCGGCATCATCGACACCGGCATTGACTACCTGCACCCTGACCTTGGTGGCTGCTTTGGCCCCGGTTGCAAAGTCAGCCACGGGTACGACTTCGTGGGCGACGACTTCGACGCCACCGAACCCGGCAGCGACCCGCAGCCAGGTCCCGACCCGATGGACTGCAACGGTCACGGCACCCATGTGGCCGGCATCTCCGCGGCGAACGCCTCGGACTCCGAGGGCGTCAATGGAGTGGCTCCCGACGCCGAACTGGGCGCCTACCGGGTGTTCGGATGCTCCGGCTCCACCTCCGCCGAAGTGATGCTAGCGGCGATGGAGCGTGCCTACACCGACGGCATGGACGTCGTCAACATGTCCATCGGCCTGGCCTTCTCCTGGCCCGAATACCCAACGGCGGTCGCCGCCAACGAACTAGTCGAGCATGGCGTCTCCGTGGTGGCCTCGATCGGAAACTCCGGAGAGTTCGGGGTCTACTCAGCCTCGGCCCCCGGCCTGGGAACGGATGTCATCGGCGTGGCCTCGATCGACAACCCATTCGCGCGCGCGGACGCCGCGCTGGTGCGTCCGCTCGAGGTCGAGATCGGATACGGCTCGGTCAATGACGCGCCTGGCCTAGTGCCCGGCGAGGAACTGCCGCCGCTGCGGTGGCACGGCCTCGGATGCCCCGACAGCGACGCCGAAAACAACGTCGAAGGCTTCACCGCCCTCATGGTTCGCGGCGAGTGCACCTTCGCCGAAAAGTACGAGCGCGCCATCGCCGACGGAGCCCAGGCAGTTGTCATCTACAACGACCGCCCCGGCCTCTTCGCCGGAACCGGCGTGCCCGAAGGCGAGGACGTCGTGATGGCCACGCTGTCGAAATCTGACGGCGAGCAGCTACACGACCTGGCCTCCTCCGGCGAGGATGTGACCTTGGAAGCCACCGGAGAAAAGGTTCTCGTCGACCTGCCACTGGCGAACCTACCGTCGGCTTTCACCAGCTTCGGGCCCAGCCCAGACCTGGCCGTCAAGCCCGACCTGGCCGCCCCCGGTGGCGGCATCTGGTCGACCTACCTGACCGACGCCAACTCCTATGCCTCCCTCAGCGGCACCTCGATGGCAGCGCCACACGTGGCCGGAGCGGCCGCGTTGGTGTTGCAGGAGCGTCCGGAGCTAAGCCCGTATGAAGTCAAGGGCGCACTGGTCAACACCGCGAACCCGATCCCTAGCGGCCAAGGAGAGTCGACCGTTCTCGAACCGGCGCACCGGCAGGGATCTGGCATGGTGAACGTGCCCGCGGCCGTAGAGAACGAAGTCCGCCTCACACCAGAGGCGCTGGCACTGGGGGACTCCACCGAGCAGCCCCGGATTGAACACATCGAGGTGAGGAATACCTCCGACCACGACGCCCGTTACGAACTGGTTCACCGTCCTTCGCAGGCGACAACCGGCTCGGTGTTCACTCCCCAGACAATCGTCGCGACCGCGGACGTCACGTTCGAGACCGACACTGTGGACATCCCCGCCGGTCAGACGGCGAGGGTCCAGGTGTCAGTGACCGCACCCGAGGGCGTGGACGACGGGACCGTCTATGGCGGTTACGTGGAGTTCCAGCCGCTGCGCAAGGGCCACTCACTCGTGGCGACCTACGTCGGCTACGTGGGCGACTACCGTGACATCGTGGTCATGCCCAACGACATCTGGCTGGCCATGCCCGCCCAAGCGGAGAGCCTGCCAGGCAACGACCGTATTTCAGAGACCATCCTCGGCCGGATCGTCAACACTGACGAACTCAGCCCGCTCGAGGACGGAGCGGTCTTCGCCGCCGACGCCGAGGAGCTCCCGACCGCAGTGGTGCATGTGGCCCACCAGACTCCGGTACTGGAGGTCAGCGTCGAACGCCTCGACAGCACCGAATCGTATGACCTCATCATGGCCTCGTGGGTGAGCCGCAACGCCACCGAGGATGCGAACTACGCGTTCGATTTGCGGGAGTTGCTGGGAGAGACCGAACTGAGCGAGGGCGACTGGCAGGTGCGCGTGAGGGCGTTGAAACCTACCGGCGAATTCGATAACCCCGACCATTGGGAAGACAAGGTCTCACCTCCGTTCACGATCCAGCAAAGCTGA
- the tsaB gene encoding tRNA (adenosine(37)-N6)-threonylcarbamoyltransferase complex dimerization subunit type 1 TsaB, which translates to MLTLVVDTSTSAVQAALVDIEPAGPDTAPTVRMLAQRQRIDARGHAEYLTPFVNECLEESSHTMAEVEAVVAGVGPGPFTGLRVGLVTAAALGHARHIPTYGVCSLDGIGGASSGRVLAATDARRKEIYWAEYAQGQRLGDPQVCKPDQLPNLEATQALGEGAVKYADVIGLPIADGPLHPNLVHLAASAADRVVDKAPSEGLTPLYLRRPDVTVSTTKHIPQPGAVSR; encoded by the coding sequence ATGCTAACTCTCGTCGTCGATACCTCTACGTCCGCAGTCCAGGCCGCACTAGTCGACATTGAGCCCGCCGGGCCCGATACCGCGCCAACGGTGCGAATGCTGGCGCAGCGACAGCGAATCGACGCCCGCGGACACGCGGAGTATCTGACCCCGTTTGTCAACGAATGCCTGGAAGAGTCCTCGCACACGATGGCCGAGGTCGAGGCCGTTGTCGCCGGAGTCGGGCCCGGTCCTTTCACTGGGCTGCGCGTCGGTTTGGTGACCGCCGCGGCTTTGGGACACGCACGTCACATTCCCACCTATGGAGTCTGTTCTCTCGATGGCATAGGTGGAGCCTCCAGTGGTCGGGTGCTGGCCGCGACCGACGCTCGTCGCAAAGAGATCTATTGGGCCGAGTACGCCCAGGGCCAGCGCCTAGGCGACCCGCAGGTCTGTAAACCCGATCAGTTGCCAAACCTCGAAGCAACGCAAGCGCTGGGTGAGGGGGCGGTCAAGTACGCCGATGTCATCGGCCTGCCTATCGCCGACGGCCCTCTTCATCCGAACCTGGTGCACTTGGCCGCTTCCGCCGCCGACCGGGTGGTGGACAAGGCTCCTTCGGAGGGTTTGACTCCGCTTTATCTGCGTCGGCCCGATGTCACTGTGTCGACGACGAAACACATCCCGCAGCCGGGGGCTGTCAGTCGATGA
- a CDS encoding ribonucleoside-diphosphate reductase subunit alpha, which produces MNTAVTTTSTAPAPGTGAHDRDLSLEENTVVPSGLNTPDSNFATVAAKVHFHAQGLTDVDAEDVVRQIESGLWPGATVNQLRERAIEITSSSVASEPTYSKLAARLLSEHISGEAAQGGATSFSSSVRACADQELLSEGLVEFVEQHSQALDALIDESADDRFEYFGLRTVYDRYLLRHPSNRLVLERPQYFFLRVACGLSTSVEEAAELYTLLSQLAYLPSSPTLFNAGTRRPQLSSCFLLDSPQDELNSIYERYSQVARLSKYAGGIGIAWSRVRSRGSLIKGTNGHSNGIVPWLRTLDSSVAAVNQGGRRKGAACVYLATWHADIEEFLELRDNTGSEDRRTHNLNLANWVPDEFMRRVQEDAPWSLFDPKETPELVDSWGEDFEKAYRAAEAAGKAKKTIPARELYGRMMRTLAQTGNGWMTFSDTANRTSNQTARKENVIHLSNLCTEILEVTNDSETAVCNLGSINLAEHVVDGGVDLDRLSQTVRTAVKFLDRTIDLSFYPTGEAEKANRKWRPIGLGCMGLADVFFKLRLPFDSPEALTLSTQIAETIAVTAYETSADLAAELGSHSNFDQTRAADGVLHLDHYADASVTWKSRWDAVRDKIAQTGLRNSLMIAIAPTATIASIAGCAECIEPVVSNVFKRETLSGEFMQVNRHLINELKERGLWNEEVRRAVIVAEGSVQGIESIPADVKQLYRTAWELPQKSLIDLAAARTPFIDQAQSLNLFMSTPTIGKLSSMYAYAWRKGLKTTYYLRSRPATRINQTTVSADAPAKDAATVAKSEEELACSLENPESCEACQ; this is translated from the coding sequence ATGAACACCGCAGTTACAACCACATCCACGGCTCCCGCCCCTGGCACCGGGGCTCACGACCGGGACCTGTCCCTCGAGGAGAACACTGTCGTTCCCAGCGGCCTCAACACGCCCGACTCCAACTTCGCCACCGTGGCCGCCAAGGTTCACTTCCACGCCCAGGGCCTCACCGACGTCGATGCCGAGGACGTCGTCAGGCAGATCGAATCGGGCCTATGGCCGGGTGCGACAGTCAACCAACTGCGTGAGCGCGCCATCGAGATCACCTCCTCGTCGGTGGCTTCCGAACCGACCTACAGCAAGCTCGCCGCCCGTCTGTTGAGCGAGCACATCTCCGGTGAGGCCGCCCAAGGCGGAGCCACCTCGTTCTCGAGTTCAGTGCGCGCCTGCGCGGACCAAGAGCTGCTCTCCGAGGGGCTGGTGGAATTCGTCGAACAGCATTCCCAGGCCTTGGACGCCCTCATTGATGAGAGCGCCGACGACCGTTTCGAATACTTCGGTCTGCGTACCGTCTATGACCGCTATCTGCTGCGTCACCCCAGCAACCGGCTGGTGTTGGAACGCCCGCAGTACTTTTTCCTGCGCGTGGCCTGCGGGTTGTCCACCAGTGTGGAAGAGGCCGCCGAGCTTTACACGCTGCTGTCGCAGCTGGCATACCTGCCTTCCTCTCCGACGCTGTTCAACGCCGGCACCCGCCGCCCGCAACTGTCCTCGTGCTTCCTGCTGGACAGCCCCCAAGATGAGCTGAACTCGATCTACGAGCGTTACAGCCAGGTGGCGCGTTTGTCCAAGTACGCCGGGGGCATCGGCATCGCCTGGTCGCGGGTGCGCTCACGCGGCTCGCTCATCAAGGGCACCAACGGCCACTCCAACGGCATCGTGCCATGGCTGCGCACGCTGGATTCCTCCGTCGCCGCGGTCAACCAAGGTGGCCGCCGCAAGGGCGCCGCGTGCGTCTACCTGGCCACGTGGCACGCCGACATCGAAGAGTTCCTGGAACTGCGCGACAACACCGGTTCTGAGGACCGCCGCACTCACAACCTCAACCTCGCCAACTGGGTCCCGGACGAGTTCATGCGCCGCGTGCAAGAAGACGCGCCGTGGTCGCTGTTCGACCCCAAGGAGACCCCCGAGCTAGTGGATTCCTGGGGCGAGGACTTCGAGAAGGCCTATCGGGCCGCTGAGGCCGCTGGAAAGGCCAAGAAGACCATCCCTGCCCGCGAGCTGTACGGGCGCATGATGCGCACGCTCGCCCAGACCGGTAACGGCTGGATGACGTTCTCCGACACGGCCAACCGGACGTCAAACCAGACGGCCCGCAAAGAAAACGTCATTCACCTGTCCAACCTGTGCACCGAGATTCTTGAGGTCACCAACGACTCCGAGACCGCCGTGTGCAACCTCGGGTCGATCAACCTCGCCGAGCATGTCGTTGACGGCGGCGTGGACCTCGACCGCCTCTCGCAGACGGTGCGCACGGCCGTGAAGTTCCTCGACCGCACCATCGACCTGTCCTTCTACCCCACTGGCGAAGCCGAAAAGGCCAACCGCAAGTGGCGGCCAATTGGTTTGGGTTGTATGGGGCTGGCAGACGTGTTCTTCAAGCTGCGTTTGCCTTTCGACTCGCCCGAAGCGCTCACACTCTCGACGCAAATCGCCGAGACCATCGCGGTGACGGCTTACGAGACCTCAGCCGACCTGGCCGCCGAGCTGGGGTCTCACTCCAACTTTGACCAAACCCGCGCCGCCGATGGCGTGCTGCATCTGGACCACTACGCGGATGCCTCGGTGACCTGGAAGTCCCGCTGGGACGCGGTGCGCGACAAGATCGCCCAGACTGGTCTGCGCAACTCGCTCATGATCGCCATCGCGCCCACGGCGACGATCGCCTCGATCGCTGGCTGCGCGGAGTGCATCGAACCGGTGGTGTCGAACGTGTTTAAGCGCGAGACGCTTTCCGGAGAGTTCATGCAGGTCAACCGCCACCTGATCAATGAGTTGAAGGAGCGGGGCCTGTGGAACGAGGAGGTTCGACGCGCCGTGATCGTGGCGGAGGGTTCGGTGCAGGGCATCGAGTCCATCCCGGCCGATGTTAAGCAGCTGTATCGCACCGCTTGGGAACTGCCGCAAAAGTCGCTCATCGACTTGGCGGCCGCGCGAACCCCGTTCATCGACCAGGCACAGTCGCTGAACCTGTTCATGTCGACGCCCACGATCGGCAAGCTCTCGTCGATGTATGCCTACGCATGGCGTAAGGGACTGAAGACGACCTACTACTTGCGTTCGCGCCCGGCCACTCGCATCAACCAGACCACCGTGTCCGCGGATGCGCCTGCCAAGGACGCTGCCACTGTCGCGAAGTCCGAAGAGGAGCTGGCCTGTTCGCTAGAGAACCCGGAGTCGTGTGAGGCCTGCCAGTAG
- the alr gene encoding alanine racemase, translating to MANTAIPTPDNVESSAWQAEAVVNTDTMAANMEWLDSQTSADTMAVVKADGYGHGIVPTARACLAGGATWLGVATLEEAHRLRDAGITAPLLAWLISPGLNVAGAIERDIDLSVSGVELLEEVRLTAERLGRRARVHLKADTGISRGGAPQSAWGLLADTAAKYQAGGAIEVLGAWSHLACAEDLQGQTNADQIAGFDLFLQALAEAGLQPSLRHLANSAGVIAVPRTHYDLVRPGIAIYGYNPVVEVDTPLKPVMELRARVTLTKRVETGRGIGYGHTYATERETTIALAPLGYADGIPRVASNKCELLLNGRRRPIRGRVSMDQVIVEMGDDPVRPGDVATFFGPDPAGPTVDDWSVWAGTIPNEILTRIGARARRRYVGSAHL from the coding sequence GTGGCTAACACTGCGATTCCCACACCGGACAACGTCGAATCCAGCGCCTGGCAAGCCGAAGCGGTCGTAAACACAGACACGATGGCTGCCAACATGGAGTGGCTGGATTCCCAGACCTCTGCCGACACCATGGCGGTGGTCAAGGCAGATGGCTACGGCCACGGCATCGTGCCAACGGCGCGAGCATGCCTGGCCGGGGGAGCCACCTGGCTGGGGGTCGCCACGCTCGAAGAAGCCCACCGCCTGCGCGACGCCGGGATCACCGCTCCGCTGCTGGCGTGGCTTATCTCGCCGGGCTTGAATGTGGCTGGCGCCATCGAACGCGATATCGACCTGTCGGTCTCCGGCGTCGAACTACTCGAAGAGGTGCGCCTCACCGCTGAACGGCTGGGCCGCCGCGCCCGCGTACACCTGAAGGCCGACACCGGAATCAGTCGTGGGGGAGCCCCCCAGTCGGCATGGGGTCTGTTGGCCGACACTGCCGCGAAGTACCAAGCCGGTGGAGCGATAGAAGTACTCGGAGCGTGGAGTCATCTGGCTTGCGCCGAGGACCTGCAAGGCCAGACGAACGCCGACCAGATCGCTGGATTCGATCTGTTCTTGCAAGCGCTGGCAGAGGCCGGTCTCCAACCATCTTTGCGTCACCTGGCCAATTCGGCGGGTGTGATCGCAGTGCCACGGACTCACTATGACTTGGTGCGTCCGGGCATCGCGATCTACGGCTACAACCCGGTGGTCGAGGTCGACACTCCGCTGAAACCGGTGATGGAGCTGCGGGCGCGCGTCACCCTCACCAAGCGAGTCGAAACCGGTCGCGGTATCGGCTATGGCCACACCTATGCCACCGAGCGCGAAACCACGATCGCGCTGGCCCCACTGGGCTACGCCGATGGGATTCCGCGGGTGGCCTCCAACAAGTGTGAGCTGTTGTTGAATGGTCGTAGGCGGCCCATTCGAGGTCGGGTGAGCATGGATCAGGTCATTGTCGAGATGGGCGACGATCCGGTGCGACCGGGCGATGTCGCCACCTTTTTCGGGCCTGACCCAGCTGGACCTACCGTTGATGACTGGTCGGTATGGGCGGGCACGATTCCCAACGAGATCCTCACTCGCATCGGGGCGCGAGCCAGGCGCCGTTACGTCGGTTCGGCCCATCTTTAG
- a CDS encoding alpha/beta fold hydrolase produces MNHTQRSSGGDVGRWKKAGIIGATVGAAAAAVAAGVAAPRYLARRARSDKADPYAAEPFEFPPTDHVGIVTTRDGVDLNVEAIGDEDAPLTVIFAHGYCMESGVFYFQRKALNEVLHPSKHHGPGTNGSRGNGHSPDAASRRNLIAYLHEHPNAGFRAVFYDQPGHGRSGALPDTEYSIDDLAAALEDVIEAVAPEGKLMIVGHSMGGMSVFALARRRPDLFKKRVAALCLISASAGGINELNFGMPRVLKRVRRTALPMVQRVTGWTPQLIDRARHLAGDIAWLITRKYGFANDDPSPALVSEVERMNTHTPMPTVMGYVRAILDHDETAVLGTMRTWKIPTLIIVGDDDQFTPTEHARFIAESLPHATHVVLAQAAHVPQMEHPGEISQRLLEIINKTVASTPPLKRGRTRKSTHRLWTPFKNPKKEF; encoded by the coding sequence ATGAACCACACACAACGCAGTAGCGGAGGAGACGTGGGGCGCTGGAAAAAAGCCGGAATCATCGGGGCGACGGTTGGTGCCGCAGCGGCCGCCGTGGCCGCTGGTGTGGCCGCACCGCGCTATCTTGCGCGGCGGGCCCGCAGCGATAAGGCCGACCCCTATGCCGCCGAACCTTTTGAGTTCCCACCCACCGACCACGTCGGCATCGTCACCACTCGCGATGGGGTTGACCTCAACGTGGAGGCAATTGGGGACGAGGACGCCCCGCTGACGGTCATCTTCGCTCACGGCTACTGCATGGAGTCGGGCGTCTTCTATTTCCAGCGTAAGGCGCTTAACGAGGTTCTCCATCCGTCTAAACACCATGGGCCTGGCACGAACGGCAGCCGTGGCAACGGGCACTCGCCAGATGCCGCCAGCCGCCGTAATCTCATCGCATACCTGCATGAACATCCCAACGCTGGTTTCCGCGCCGTCTTTTACGACCAGCCCGGCCACGGACGTTCTGGGGCGTTGCCCGACACCGAATACAGCATTGACGACTTGGCCGCCGCGCTAGAGGACGTCATCGAAGCTGTCGCGCCCGAGGGCAAACTGATGATCGTGGGGCACTCGATGGGCGGCATGTCCGTGTTCGCTCTGGCTCGCCGCCGCCCCGACCTCTTCAAGAAGCGGGTCGCGGCCCTGTGTCTCATCTCGGCCTCCGCCGGGGGGATCAACGAACTCAACTTCGGCATGCCGCGAGTTCTCAAGCGCGTCCGTCGTACCGCGCTGCCGATGGTGCAGCGTGTCACTGGGTGGACGCCGCAACTCATCGACCGGGCCCGCCACCTAGCGGGTGATATCGCCTGGTTGATTACGCGAAAGTATGGTTTCGCCAATGATGACCCCTCGCCGGCGCTGGTGAGTGAGGTAGAGCGCATGAATACACACACCCCCATGCCCACAGTAATGGGGTACGTACGCGCTATCCTCGATCATGACGAGACCGCGGTCTTGGGGACCATGCGTACATGGAAGATCCCCACGTTGATCATCGTTGGAGACGACGATCAATTCACGCCCACGGAACATGCTCGCTTCATCGCCGAGTCGCTCCCGCACGCCACGCATGTCGTCCTAGCGCAGGCCGCGCACGTACCGCAAATGGAGCATCCCGGTGAGATCTCACAACGATTGTTGGAGATCATTAACAAGACAGTCGCGTCGACGCCACCTCTCAAACGGGGCAGAACACGCAAAAGCACCCACCGGTTGTGGACACCATTTAAGAATCCCAAAAAGGAGTTCTGA
- a CDS encoding DUF4190 domain-containing protein, giving the protein MTFPPGPPPAGPPPTGAGPGEPPEEPPPPGMPPPPGGAHPPPGMPAGGDQGNGLAITGMVLGIVSIPALCIPVVNLVMGPLAIIFSALGLKRAPVVYKGKGMAIAGLVLGIIATVFVILGLIGLVTFDSDIGDWDY; this is encoded by the coding sequence ATGACCTTTCCTCCAGGGCCTCCGCCAGCAGGTCCACCGCCCACCGGCGCCGGACCTGGCGAACCTCCCGAAGAACCACCCCCACCCGGTATGCCCCCACCTCCAGGAGGGGCCCATCCACCACCCGGTATGCCCGCAGGTGGTGACCAAGGAAATGGCCTAGCCATCACCGGCATGGTGCTGGGCATTGTCTCGATCCCGGCGCTGTGCATACCCGTGGTCAACTTGGTCATGGGCCCGCTGGCGATCATCTTCTCCGCGCTTGGGCTCAAACGCGCCCCCGTGGTCTACAAGGGCAAAGGTATGGCCATCGCCGGCCTGGTCCTAGGCATCATCGCCACAGTCTTCGTGATTCTCGGGCTTATCGGACTGGTCACCTTCGACTCTGACATTGGCGACTGGGACTACTAG
- a CDS encoding slipin family protein — protein MATVIVHDWERVLLFTDGTLQRTLEPGRHRYRKRNSFLHHVDMRPAEVRVPGQEVLTNDGISVRVSVTAQWRVADPVTYLMGSQLPDSFLYSSLQGAIRHCVCEVDFATAIGDRSAIDRGLLAFAQEEVASFGIELDQVRVRDVMMPGALRRAAMDVAIAREEGKASLEAARSEAAALRSLTNTAKLLEKHPQLMQLRTLQVAQNSDATLVIDPRAGVAGTRSDAV, from the coding sequence ATGGCCACCGTCATCGTTCACGATTGGGAACGGGTTCTCCTGTTCACCGATGGCACGCTCCAGCGGACATTGGAGCCGGGACGACACCGCTACCGCAAGCGGAATTCGTTCCTGCACCACGTGGACATGCGACCTGCCGAAGTGCGGGTTCCGGGACAAGAGGTGCTGACAAACGACGGCATCTCGGTGCGCGTCAGCGTGACCGCGCAGTGGCGGGTGGCCGACCCGGTGACCTATCTAATGGGCTCTCAGCTGCCTGACTCCTTCCTGTACTCCTCGCTTCAGGGCGCGATTCGCCACTGCGTTTGCGAAGTGGACTTCGCTACGGCCATCGGCGACCGGTCCGCTATTGACCGAGGACTGCTTGCGTTCGCGCAAGAGGAGGTCGCTTCATTTGGCATCGAACTCGATCAGGTCCGGGTGCGCGATGTGATGATGCCGGGCGCACTGCGTCGAGCCGCGATGGATGTCGCGATCGCCCGTGAAGAGGGCAAGGCTTCCTTGGAAGCGGCTCGGTCGGAAGCGGCCGCCTTGCGGTCCCTGACCAATACCGCGAAGCTGCTGGAGAAGCACCCGCAGCTGATGCAACTGCGTACACTCCAGGTCGCTCAAAACAGTGATGCGACGTTGGTGATCGACCCACGCGCGGGCGTGGCGGGCACACGTTCGGATGCGGTCTAG